In Haladaptatus sp. QDMS2, a single window of DNA contains:
- a CDS encoding SDR family NAD(P)-dependent oxidoreductase, with the protein MDRLADRTALVTGASAGIGRGIAVGLAEAGASVAVNHPPGEGEERKAQEVVEEIEDAGGVAIALEGDVSDEESVTSMVERFESRFGPADVLVNNAGIVTQSPLVEMSSEMWDDVMAVDLRGVFLVTRYVLPGMLDAGHGRVINVASQLGFKGAPELVHYSAAKGGVIGFTRALAREVAPTVTVNAIAPGPIETDLLADISEEWRAAKEAELPMGRLGTVDDVVPTAVFLASDDSSYYTGQTLSPDGGDAMH; encoded by the coding sequence ATGGATCGTTTAGCAGACAGGACAGCGCTCGTGACCGGGGCGAGCGCGGGTATCGGACGTGGAATCGCGGTTGGACTGGCCGAAGCGGGCGCGTCGGTCGCGGTCAACCACCCACCTGGAGAGGGGGAGGAACGCAAGGCGCAGGAAGTGGTCGAGGAAATCGAGGATGCCGGCGGCGTCGCAATCGCACTCGAGGGGGACGTGAGCGACGAGGAGAGCGTCACGTCGATGGTCGAGCGGTTCGAGTCGCGCTTCGGCCCCGCAGACGTCCTCGTGAACAACGCGGGCATCGTCACTCAGTCGCCGCTCGTGGAGATGTCGTCAGAGATGTGGGACGACGTGATGGCCGTGGACCTCCGGGGCGTGTTCCTCGTCACGCGGTACGTCCTTCCCGGGATGCTCGACGCCGGCCACGGCCGCGTCATCAACGTCGCCTCTCAGCTCGGCTTCAAGGGCGCGCCGGAACTCGTCCACTACTCGGCGGCGAAAGGCGGCGTCATCGGGTTCACGCGGGCCCTCGCTCGTGAGGTCGCGCCGACGGTCACGGTCAACGCAATCGCTCCCGGCCCAATCGAGACGGACCTGCTCGCGGACATCTCCGAGGAGTGGCGCGCGGCGAAGGAGGCGGAACTGCCGATGGGCCGCCTCGGTACGGTGGACGACGTGGTTCCGACCGCCGTCTTCCTCGCGTCCGACGACAGCAGCTACTACACGGGCCAGACGCTCAGCCCCGACGGCGGAGACGCGATGCACTGA
- a CDS encoding LLM class flavin-dependent oxidoreductase, with translation MADPTFDRLAIWNWERPDIREEIRYAKYAEDNGFDTVWQGESRLVRDAMTVMGAYTQVTDTIKFAPGVTNCYTRNVALMAQTFSTLHELSGGRAMLGIGAWWDPLASKVGIDRKNPLRYMWEYCTVLRKLLDLENVTYDGQFIDVDDIELDLVRANAEPRTVPIYIGATGLTMNKMSGELTGLGVVDGVFMNYLIPPSHNEQAMEALQKGVEKQGGSIDDVDRPQLIAVSMDEDRDVAIDNARGLVTQYIGQQPHIRKACGIDPEIGAQVEQELGGWPADAADIERASRLVSDEVVTNIVAAGTPDDCVTKVQEYCDAGCTEPALYSLGPNVEEVIDTFAPFKAD, from the coding sequence ATGGCAGACCCAACCTTCGACCGGCTGGCCATCTGGAACTGGGAGCGCCCGGACATCCGTGAGGAAATTCGGTACGCAAAATACGCAGAAGACAACGGTTTCGACACCGTCTGGCAGGGCGAGTCTCGCCTCGTCCGCGACGCGATGACGGTGATGGGTGCGTACACCCAGGTGACGGACACCATCAAGTTCGCCCCGGGCGTGACCAACTGCTACACCCGGAACGTCGCGCTCATGGCACAGACGTTCTCGACGCTCCACGAACTCTCCGGTGGCCGAGCCATGCTCGGCATCGGCGCGTGGTGGGACCCACTCGCGAGCAAGGTGGGCATCGACCGCAAGAACCCGCTTCGCTACATGTGGGAGTACTGCACCGTCCTGCGCAAACTTCTCGACTTAGAAAACGTCACCTACGACGGGCAGTTCATCGACGTCGACGACATCGAACTCGACCTCGTGCGGGCAAACGCAGAGCCACGGACCGTCCCCATCTACATCGGCGCGACGGGCCTCACGATGAACAAGATGTCCGGCGAACTCACCGGTCTCGGCGTCGTCGACGGCGTGTTCATGAACTACTTGATTCCGCCGTCCCACAACGAGCAGGCGATGGAGGCGCTCCAGAAGGGCGTCGAAAAACAGGGCGGGAGCATCGACGACGTTGACCGCCCGCAACTCATCGCCGTCTCGATGGACGAAGACCGCGACGTGGCCATCGACAACGCTCGGGGCCTCGTCACCCAGTACATCGGCCAGCAACCCCACATCCGCAAGGCCTGTGGCATCGACCCCGAAATCGGCGCGCAGGTCGAACAGGAACTCGGCGGCTGGCCCGCCGACGCCGCAGACATCGAACGGGCGAGCAGGCTGGTCTCTGACGAAGTGGTCACGAACATCGTCGCCGCCGGGACGCCCGATGACTGCGTCACTAAGGTTCAGGAGTACTGCGACGCTGGCTGTACGGAACCCGCGCTCTACTCGCTCGGGCCGAACGTCGAGGAGGTCATCGACACGTTCGCCCCGTTCAAAGCAGACTGA
- a CDS encoding isochorismatase family protein, whose amino-acid sequence MSKEAVYERASMDNSVGYGERPAVLVVDLQKGFTDPENPLGGDLSGVLDRTNAILGAAHAADVPVVHTRIVSSHPTCADMGIWQEKIPRLDTLAAGSEWVELDERLAVADDDHVLDKRQASGFHETELNSMLVAWGVDTLIVTGCTTSGCIRASVVDACAHGYRTIVPAEAVGDRSAAPHDANLFDMNAKYADVRPVEEVVEYLEKGR is encoded by the coding sequence ATGTCGAAGGAAGCCGTGTACGAACGAGCGAGCATGGACAACAGCGTGGGCTACGGCGAGCGCCCGGCGGTGCTGGTGGTCGATTTACAGAAAGGATTCACCGACCCAGAGAATCCCCTCGGTGGCGACCTCTCGGGCGTTCTCGACCGGACGAACGCCATTCTCGGGGCGGCCCACGCGGCGGATGTCCCGGTGGTCCACACCCGAATCGTGAGCAGTCACCCGACCTGTGCGGACATGGGCATCTGGCAGGAGAAGATTCCGCGACTCGACACGCTCGCGGCGGGCAGCGAATGGGTCGAACTGGACGAGCGACTGGCCGTCGCCGACGACGACCACGTCCTCGACAAGCGACAGGCGAGTGGCTTCCACGAGACGGAACTCAACTCGATGCTCGTCGCGTGGGGCGTCGATACGCTCATCGTGACGGGGTGTACGACCAGTGGGTGCATCAGAGCCTCCGTGGTCGATGCCTGCGCCCACGGCTATCGCACCATCGTGCCCGCAGAAGCCGTCGGCGACCGGTCTGCGGCCCCACACGACGCGAACCTGTTCGACATGAACGCGAAGTACGCGGACGTCCGGCCGGTCGAAGAAGTCGTCGAATACCTCGAAAAAGGTCGCTGA